TTTTTCCATTTTTTAAAATTTTTTGTTGATTCTAATTTTTCACTCATAATATCAAAACATTCTCTAATATCTTTATTTATTAATCTAAATGCATTTACAATATCAGTAACTTGCTGTTTTTGATTTTTATCCACAAAATTCTCCTATATTTATATCTAGTTTTTGATATTCATCTTTATACTTAAATCCATTCCAGTAGGTGAACCCCTTAAAGTTAAGATACTCTATAATCTTATTAACTATTTTTTTTTCTGTACCTTCAAGATGTTCAACTTGGTGTATTAAATACTCATTTACATCATCCCAATGTATATGGTAAATATTATCTAAGCATTTTTTACTATTTATTTTTTCTTTGCTATTATCAATTCTTTTTAAACTTTGATAATCAGCTGTTAAGTAGATAATAAAATCACTTTTTTTGTTCTCTACCTCTAGATTAAGGTATGTTGCAAGTTGTCCACTTTTTTCATCCTCAGCTGTACTTTTTTTATCATCTTCAGATTTTCTTTCTTTTTTATTATGCTCATGGCTAAAATATTTAACTTCAATGATAAAAAAATCATCATTATCTAATGTTACAATAATATCAGGTTCATAACCTGTCAGAAATTTTTTCCATAGTTCAACTTTTTTAATCTTTCTCTCTTTAAAATCATATAGAATTATGCGCCCATGAATATTTTTAGCATTAGCTACTATCTTTAATAAATATTTATTGTCTATTAACTCTAATAGTCCGAATACATTGGAAGATAAGATATCCTCCCATCTTTCAAGTTTTGGTATTTTATTATTTAGTTCAGCTTCTATCACTATTTAACTCCCTATTATTAAAATAAATCTTCAATTCCTCATCAATTATATCATTAATCCATTCAGGCTCTAATACCCTTAAATGAGGTATCCAATATTTGATTATTGGTATTATCTCCATTTCATCAGTTATCTTAACATTAAATTCCATTGTGCCGTCTTGGCTTAGTGTTTCTATCGTTTGTGTGGGTAAGGCTCTGCGTTTAAAATACTTTGTCGCAATTTTATCAGCATATATTCTCACTTTAAATGGTTCTATGTCTGCTTTAAACCAGATGTTTATAGAGTTTTCTAAAAGCTCTTCTATCTCATCATCTGTTTCAAAAGTTTGAGTAGTAGGCTGTATATTTGAAAGCGTCTTAATGTAGTATTTTTGTATACGCTCATCTCTAAATGCAACTAAATACCAAAAGCCTTCATAATTTACTATTTTAAGAGGTTGTATCGTTGCTTTGAATACTCCTTCTCTTTCATTTTCATAACTGCACTCTAATTCAGTTTTATCTTTTATTGCTTTTTCGATAACCTGAATTTCATTAAACTTGTCACTTATGTCTTCTATGTTTAATTTTGTATAGATTGGATTGAAATCTTCATTTTTGATTTTAGATAGTAGCTTATGTGAAGTTGTGGCGAATTTACCACCAATCCCCTCGGTTATTTTTTCTATGATGTCTAAAACTAACTGTTCCTGAAGTGATTTAGTTTTCTCAATGCTAAAGCCATCTTGCATTTTCCATTTTCTTTTGTCTTGATAAATATGAAAAGCTGATAGTCTTTCATTAAAGTCTCTTTGAATAGTTTTAGAACTAACATTAAATTCCTCAGATAACTCCTTAACAGACAAAGATTCTCCATCGTTGAGCCTTGCTAAAATCATTGTAAGTCTAGTTAAAATCTTGTCATAGTCGTGTTTATATCCCACATTAAAACCTTTTGTCAGTTGTTTGTATTATATCTTCTTTATAAAACTATATGCTTATCTTGCTAAGTATTAATACTTTGAGATTAAAGTAAATTAAAACGGACATAAAGCAGTCTCTCAAATATATTAAACTTCTGATAAATAAACATTAGGATCTAAAATGCAATCAGATGATTTTGTAAATGAGTTACTAGATTGGGCGAATAAACATCAAGTAGATGACATTTTGAAATTATGTGATATTAAAAATAACAGTATGAATAAAAATGCTTTATTAAGCTTACAAAGTTTAGATTTGTCTTCTAAAAAATTACATTTACTCCCTGTCTTTCTCTTTGAGTTAGTATCTATTGAAAATTTAAACCTATCTCATAATCAATTAAAAGAATTACCTCAAGAAATAACACAACTAAAAAAGCTTAAAAATTTAGATATATCTTGGAATCATATCGTTCACAATATTGATTTTTTACCATCAAAAATTATATTGAATAGTGCTTGGAATAGACCAGTAAATAAAAAAGATAATTAACAATGCTAAGCAGATTGCCAATATTTATAAAAAAAAATATTTCTGATAAAGTTTTATTAGAAAAGTTTGAAGAAATGCAATATGCAACTAGCAATGATAAAATAAAAATTGATTCAAATCGTTTAAAATTTCTAAACAATATAGATGCTCATTGCATAAATTTTATAGATACTAAGAAATATATTGGTGATGAGTGTATTTATAATGTTATAAAAGAAACAAATAGAGATAAAAATATTAAGCAATTAAATAATAGCAATTATATTTTAATATATGTAAAAATTAATCCAAATACATCGCTTGAAGCTATTGAACATTTTTTGTGGGTACTTAGCACTATTGAAGAAGGTCATAATGTGACATATATTATAAAAAATGATGAGCATTTCTCTGAGGAAACAGCAGAAAATTTAGTGATAGGCATTAAAAAAATAAATAATCATTATACCTTTTGACAAGCGGACATAAAGTAGTCCGTTCTATATATTATACTCTTGAAAATATTTAGATAGGAGTTTAATTGAAATCAGTAAAAGAAAAAGTATTTTATACAAAAGAGGAAAAAGTAAAAATATTAACAGATGGTATAAAACACAAGCTAGCTTTTAAAAGACCAAATCAATATGAAAAAAATATGATATTTTTGGGTTCTAGCGGAGTTGGGAAAAGTACTATTATTATGAAGTTAGCAAAGCGATATACACAAAATAATAAGGTTGCTATTGTAAGTTTAGGTAAATTTGACAAGTATGCCAACTGTAGGTTAAGCTCTTTTTGTAAAGATGAAAACATAGAATATATAAATATAGATAATATTACAAATGAAAATATTAACCAAGAAAAGTTAAAAGATTATGATGTTGTGTTGATAGATACAGTAGGTAGAGTAGCCAGCGATATTGAATTACGCTTTGATATAACACAATACAATTTACTTGATGAAGTCTCTTTTTCTCTTGTTCTGCCATCAACAATAAAATATAAAGATTATATTGATACCTATGATGCCTATTCATCGCTATGCATAGAAGGTATTGTAATTAGCAAATTAGATGAGACTAAACACTTTAGCTCTGTTATAAAGTTTTTAAATAAAAATGAGACACCTCATGTTAGCTATATCTCTGTAGGTGCTGGAGAAAGATTTAATGACTATTTAGTTGAATATAAAATATGAAAATATTATCAAAGAATGAGTTTAGAATAGAACTAGGTAAAATTTTAACTTATGGTAGCAATGATATTACAATAAATACTGAAGATGTTGAAGCGTTTGCAAAAGATAAAGATTCCATAGCTATGTGCATTGTTGAGGATAGTAGTTTTCATACACTGCAAGAAGCTATAAAGTTAGCTACTTTAAACTTTGAAGCCGATAGTATTTTGGTGTATTTTAAAGTAAATGACAAAAAACAGATAATGGAACTTTCAGAAATGATACATAGAATGATTGATAACAATTTATTAATATCTATCTTTGGTGTGTCTTTTGATGATAATATTTCTGAAAATGATGTAAAGACAACCCTCTTTATAAGTAGCTCTAAAAAACAAAACTTTAACTATTTAAACAATTATATAGTAGAAGAACCAATTTAACAAAATCACGCAACAAGAAAGTATAGTTGATGCTTGCGCATCAACTATACTTTCTTTAAAATCCAACTAGACCCAACTTAACCTGTATGTCATACGGAATTGGATCTTGAATTTCTTTTATTTTGGAGCTTTTGTTCTTCTCGGCTTCTTCTATAAAAAGCTGCAACTTTTTATTACACAACAATACTTCACTCATGGTAAATCCTTTTTATTTATAAGCACCGCTGTAGCTAGTGCTTTTATTAAATATTTGTTCCGCACTGTGAAAATTTATATTTCAAAAAAGCAAGGAAGGGGTATTTCGTATACATATGTTAACATATAGAGTCTTCCAGCTAAGAAAACCCACTCCATTACTGCTTTTTATTTTGATACATACAGATACAGAACGGAGATTTATTTTGTTGTACCTTATAGATTTGTTATTCGGCTTAATCGGGGTTTATTAAACTATATGGATATCAAAGTGTCATTTCTATATTAATTATAATAATTACAATTAGTTAGGATAGAAATAAATCTATTAGACACAGAGTATTGTGTGAAAAATAGGAGTTGCTATGAAAGCAAGTCAAAAGTTAAAAGATGAAGTTATAAAAAGAGCTTCAGAGATAAAAGAAGATGGATACCATCAAGCGATATTAAATATTATGTATGAGGAGTGGCAACAAAGAGAAGCTACGTCATATAAAGAGATACTTGAATGGTACAAGCAAGAGTTTGGCAATATAGCTAAATTCGCAGTGTTGATTGGAAAGATGAATCAACAAGTAACAAACGGTGGTTTTATACAATATTACCACAATGGATATTGTGATGGAAAAAGTGGTTATGCAAATGAGCACGATATAGATTTACCATTACATCAAGAATTAGTGATGTTGTTTAGTCAAAGTGAACTGAGCGATGAAGCATCACTGGAAGTATTTAAGATACTTCAAGAGTTTCATATTGATATTGATACCGATGAAACGGTAGAAGAGGACGGATATGATGAAAATGAAGAGTATTACATTGACATAGTTGATAATGAAAATTATGGTGCTGTAGTTAATAGTGAATATCTAAGTAAATTAGATAATGCTTATTACGAAATATGTGATGAGTTTATGGAGGTGCTAGAGCAGTACTTCAAAAAGAAGATAGAGGATGAAGAAATGACAACTATTACTTCCGTGTGGGATAGTCAGGATGACTATGCCTTTAGTATAATGAAATAAATATCAGGGCTTATTATAACGAAAACAGTGTACATTTATGGATTTTTAACCATGATGCAGATGAAGAATTAGTATATGAAGAGTATAAAAATATGCTTCATTTAGAACAAAAAATAAACGAAGTTTTAGCTGCAAAGGTAACTTTGCCAAAGATAGAAGATTTATTAAAAATAACAAGGAATGAAAGATGAATAAAAATAATCCAAAAGAGGCTTATTATAGCCGAAGAAATAAAACCCAAAAAAGTGGTGATTCAAAAAGAGATAATCACAAAGATAGTGGTTCGCAAGGTGGTTGCGTTTGCAACTATAATATAAGTACAGATAACAGTAAGGGGAAGTAATGAAAAATTATGAAGATTTACCAAGAGAGTTAAAA
The sequence above is drawn from the Candidatus Sulfurimonas baltica genome and encodes:
- a CDS encoding helix-turn-helix transcriptional regulator, producing MGYKHDYDKILTRLTMILARLNDGESLSVKELSEEFNVSSKTIQRDFNERLSAFHIYQDKRKWKMQDGFSIEKTKSLQEQLVLDIIEKITEGIGGKFATTSHKLLSKIKNEDFNPIYTKLNIEDISDKFNEIQVIEKAIKDKTELECSYENEREGVFKATIQPLKIVNYEGFWYLVAFRDERIQKYYIKTLSNIQPTTQTFETDDEIEELLENSINIWFKADIEPFKVRIYADKIATKYFKRRALPTQTIETLSQDGTMEFNVKITDEMEIIPIIKYWIPHLRVLEPEWINDIIDEELKIYFNNRELNSDRS